The DNA region CCTGGATTATCACCTATCAAAGAGGCCGTTAAAAAAAGAATAAGCAAAACACGCATTCCGTAAAAAGAAAAACGCTCCCACATTTCAGTAAAAAACAACACAAAAAGGCCTGCAGGATGACCTAAAACATTATTACTAAAAAACTGATCTTTTGAATTTTGATCCATATTATAAATATTAATTATTTAATTCTTTATCTACCCCGTGCATTAATTTTTTTATAAAAGGCGAAATTAGTAATAATAAAAAGCCAACGCCTAATCCTGTATAAAATAAGTATTCAAACAATACTAAATAAGTTTGCTTAGCCAAATTCAAATCGGGAGCCATTCCATTTGAAGTATCTACAGAAGCAATATTAGCTAAAATCGATGCTATAAATTCAGAACTTGCCGTTGCTAAAAACCAAACCCCCATCATAAAACCTACAATTTTCACTGGAGACAATTTGGTTACCGCTGAAAGCCCAACAGGTGACAAACACAATTCCCCACAGGTGTGTAAAAAATAAGTAAGCACTAACCAAATCATGGCTACTTTCCCCATTCCGGAAATCGAAATTCCGAACACTAAAGAACCAAATCCCAAACCAACTAAAAGTAAGGCTATACCAAACTTCACGGCCGCATTAGGATTGTATTTACCCAATTTAACCCAAAACCATGCAAATACAGGAGCTAATAAAATAATAAATAAAGCATTAAAACTTAAAAACTGTCCTGCTGAAAAGGTATGCCCGAAAACCGTTCTATCTAATATTCTATCAGCGAATAAATTTAAAGAAGTGTAAGCTTGCTCAAACAAAGCCCAAAAAATTACAGTAAAAACAATCAATATTGTTAAAGCAATTAGCTGTTCTCTAGCTTTTCTATCCAATTGAGTGATACTATAATAGATAATATAAACTACTGAAAGTGCTCCTGCTACCATCAAAGAATATGAAACCACCTCGTGGCGTTGCACCATTTGCCAAAACACTAAAGCAGATAAAAAACTCAAAGCATAAATAATCCATTCTATTTTTATACCTAAATATTTATTATCTAAAACAGCTGGCACTTTTGACTCCCCTTTTCCTTGCAAATATTTCTTACCTAAAATAAACGTAATCAAACCTAATGTCATTCCAATACCAGAAGCCCCAAATCCATAGCTCCATCCATAAGTTTCTCCTAACCAAACACAAATTATAGTTGCTAGAAATGACCCTAAATTGATTCCCATATAAAATAAGGTAAAACCAGAATCTCTTCTTTTATCTCCTACTTCATAAAGTTCACCTACTAAAGAAGAAATGTTAGCTTTTAAAAAGCCCACCCCAACAATAATCAAGGATAATGAAAAATAAAAAAATTGCAAGGCTACCTCGTCTCGACTAATCTCACCTGTGACTGATTGTGTGGCAGCATTACCCTCGTAAGCCATACCTAAATGTCCTAAGACAAGCATTATTGCCCCAAAAATAATTGCTTTTCTAAAACCCAAATATTTATCCGCTAGAAATCCTCCTATAACAGGGACAGCATAAACCAAAGCAGCGTAACTCCCTATCAATAAATTACCATTTGAATCTGAAAAAAGATGATATCGTGTTAAATAGAAAATGAGTAATGCTTTCATCCCATAAAAGGAAAATCGCTCCCACATTTCGGTAAAAAACAATATTAAAAGCCCAACTGGGTGTCCAAAAAATTCTTTCTGTTTTGGCAATGAATCACTCATAATTATAAATTTTCTTGGATAAATTTAGTCATTTTAGTAAACAATTGGATTCTGGTCATCCCACCATAAATCCCATGATTACAATCTGGGTAGATTTGAGAATCAAATTGTTTATTTGCTTGAATCAAGGAAGACATCATTTCCATCGCATTTTGTACATGTACATTGTCATCTGCGCTTCCATGAATCAAAAGATATTTTCCTTTTAATTGTTTTGCAAAATTAATTGGTGAATTATCGTCATATCCACTTGCATTTTCTTGCGGTGTATGCATGTATCTTTCGGTATATACCGAATCATAAAATCTCCAATTAGTAACTGGTGCAACCGCTATTGCCATTTTAAACACATCATTTCCTTTCAAAATACAATTTGAAGCCATAAATCCACCAAATGACCAACCAAAAATTCCAATTCGAGATGCATCTACATACGGATAATTACCTATCGCTCGGGCAGCATCAATCTGATCTTCTACTTCATATTTACCCAATTGCAATTGGGTAACTTTTTTAAATGCAGCACCTTTATAACCAGTCCCTCTTCCATCAACACATACCACAATATAACCTTGCTGACTTAGCATTGCATACCAATAATCATCTAATGTATTCCAATGGTTGGCAACTTGTTGTGAACCTGGCCCTGAATATTGCGTCATAAAAACAGGATACTTTTTTGCTGGATCAAAATCCTTTGGTTTCAAAATCCAAGCGTTTAATTCATTTCCTTTTTCTGTTTTTAAGACGAAGAATTCTTTGCTAGGCAAATTATACGAAGCTAATCTGGTTTTCAATGCATTGTTATTTTCAATTACTTTCAACTCCTTAGCCGTCTTAGTTTCAATAAGTGAAAATGTAGTAGGTTGAGTGGCACTTGAAAATTGAAGTACATAAAAATCAAAATTAGGACTAAAAGTAGCCGAATTAGTTCCAATAGCATTTGAAAGAGCTAATTTATTATTTCCTTTTAAACCTATTTTGTAAACTCCTCTATTGATAGAACCATTTTCAGTGGATTGATAAAAAACAGTATTCGATTTCTCGTCAATTCCATAAAGCGAAGTCACTTCCCAATTTCCCCTTGTAACTTGACGGATTAATTTTCCTGTTTTATCATAGTGATAAATATGATTAAATCCGTCTTTTTCACTAGTCCAAACAAAACTATTGTCGCTTAGAAAGGTTAAATCATTTGTAACCCCTACATAAGCCTTATCTTTTTCATTAAGAACTACTTTTTTTCTGCTGTCTCTCCATCAATAAATAGCAAATCTAAATTATCTTGATGACGATTTAACACCTGAGCCGATAAGACATTCGCCTCATTGGTCCATTGCAACCTTGCAATATAAAAATCAGTATAATTGCTCATACTTACTTCTTTGGTCGCTTTCGAATCAACATTATAAATGTGCAATGAAACAACCGCATTCTTCTCTCCGGCCTTAGGGTATTTAAAAGTTTGATTATAAGGATACAATTCATGTCCAAAAATAGTCATGGAAAATTCAGGAACTTCAGTTTCATCAAAACGAATAAAAGCAATTTTTTTACTGTCTTTTGACCAATCGAAAGCCCTAACAAATTCAAATTCCTCTTCATAAACCCAATCACAAATACCATTGATAATTGCATTTTTAGCACCATCATTCGTAATTTGTACCGTTGTTTTGGCAGAAATATCATAAACAAATAAATTGTTATCACGTGCAAAAGCGATTTTTTTACCATCAGGTGAAAAACTTGGTTCTTGAATTTGAAAATCAAAAAGTTTAGTCAACTGTTTTTTAGCAATATCATACAAATAATAATCTGCTGTTGAAGAACGACGATAAATTGGAGTTGTGTTACAAGCTAACAGCATCATTTTTTCAGTTGCATCAAAAGTATAACCTTCGATTGCAGGCATAGATGGATGCGATTTTGAATCAATAAGAATAGCTGTTTTTTCTAAGTTGGAAAAATTATACAAATCAACTTGTGAGGACTGCGTTTCTTGATTATAATTTAGGACGGTGTATTGATTAGAATTCTTCATCGATTGTAGTTCGTACATCTCTTGAGTACTAAACATCCCTCGATAAATAGATTCAACCGAAATTTTTTGTTGACCAAAAGAAACGAAACTTAGCAAAAAAAGAAAAAATGAATATTGTTTTGTCCTCATACACTTACGATAATAAATAAATTTCCAATATTAATAAAAAAAACTCAATCATCTAATCAAAACTCTGTTAAAAACGCAATAATCCGACTAAAATTATCGAATTAATTGACAATAAATTAATAGCAAATAAAAACACTATAGCGTATATTTGCAGTACTTTATACTCATAATCCATTGAAAATGAACACAGCCGTAGCCGGATTCTCTAAATTATCCAAGGAAGAAAAAATAAACTGGATAGCAACAACTTACTTTTCTAGCCCTACAAAAGCTATCGAATTAATAAAAAAATATTGGAATTCAGATGAAAAACTTCAAAAACTTCATGATGAATTCATTGAAAACACCATAAGTAACTTTTATATTCCTCTTGGAGTCGCACCAAATTTCCTAATTAACGGTAAAAATTATACGATTCCAATGGCAATTGAAGAAAGTTCTGTTGTGGCTGCTGCTTCCAAAGCGGCAAAATATTGGTCAACCAGAGGAGGTTTTAAAGCTACCGTAATTAAAACCGAAAAAATAGGACAAGTCCATTTTATGTACAAAGGGGATAGTTCTAAACTTGAATTATTTTTTGCAGAAACAAAAGCCAAATTTTTCTCTGAAACTCATGACTTGACGAAAAACATGCAGCAAAGAGGAGGCGGAATTCTGGATATTACACTTGAAGATAAAACAAACCTGCTTCCGAATTACTTTCAACTACATGCTACCTTTGAAACAAAGGATAGTATGGGTGCCAATTTCATTAATTCTTGTTTGGAACAATTTGCCAACATATTAAAAAAGGAGGCACAGGCTTACAAACTTTTTACGGAAGAAGAAAAAGACATTGAAGTCGTGATGAGTATCCTTTCTAATTACGTTCCTAACTGCATTGTAAGAGCAGAGGTTTCCTGTCCCGTTGCAGACCTATCCGAAAAACACATTCCAAATCCAGAAGCTTTTGCCGAGCGATTTGTTCGTGCAGTTCAAATTGCCGAGGTGGAACCATATAGAGCTGTAACGCATAATAAAGGAATTATGAACGGTGTCGATGCTGTAATCTTAGCCACAGGAAATGATTTTAGAGCAGTCGAAGCTGGGGTACACGCTTACGCATCAAAAGAGGGACAATACAGTAGTTTATCACATGCAAAAATAGAAAACGAAATCTTTAGTTTTTGGCTAGAAATCCCTTTGGCTTTAGGAACAGTAGGCGGATTAACCAGCTTACATCCTTTAGTAAAACTATCTTTAGAAATGCTTGAAAATCCATCGGCAGCCGAATTAATGAAAATTGTTGCTGTTGCAGGTTTAGCACAAAATTTTGCTGCATTACGCTCTTTGACAACTACAGGTATTCAAGATGGACACATGAAAATGCATTTGAATAATATTTTAAATCAATTAGAAGCTACTGAAGAAGAACGTCATTTGGTTCAAAAACACTTCAAGAACCATGTGGTATCACATAGTGGTGTGGTCTCCTTTGTTGAAAGTATTAGGAATACATAATTGTATTTGTAAATCATTTAAATTCTAAAATGGAAACAAAACAAACTTTTTACAGCAACGGTAAACTATTAATTACCGCTGAATATTTAGTTTTAGATGGGGCTAAAGCTTTGGCTTTGCCAACTAAATTTGGTCAAAATCTAATTATCGAAGAAATAAGTCAGCCAGAAATCAATTGGGTAAGTTACGATAGTGATGGAAGTATTTGGTTTGAGGACAAAATTTCCTATTCAGAAATTATAGACCCAAATTTGGCTGGAGAAGAATCTATAAAACACTCTCTGATTAAAATTCTCCACGAAGCCTATTTATTAAATCCTACATTTCTTGAAAAAGAGAAGGGCTACAACATCAGTACCGAATTAAGTTTTCCAAAAAAATGGGGATTAGGAACTTCATCTACATTAATTAACAATATTGCTCAATGGTTACAAATTGACGCCTTTGAATTGTTAGAAAAAAGTTTTGGAGGAAGTGGCTATGATATCGCATGTGCACAAAACAACAATCCGATAATCTACCAATTAAAAAATGGCAAACCAAAAGTAGAAAGCATTCCTTTTCATCCGAGTTTCGCAGAAAATATATACTTTGTTTACCTAAACAAAAAACAGAGCAGTAAAGCAGCAATTGCCAATTACAGAAAAAATAAAACAACTGACACTGAAAAGAACGTTAGCAAAATAGACAAAATCACTCAAGAAATCATCCATGCTAAAACCGCTGGCTCAATGGCAATAGCAATTGCCAATCACGAAGCTTTGATGAGCACGATTCTAGAAACCACAACCGTAAAAGAAGATTTATTCTCCGATTTTATTGGAGAAACGAAAAGCCTTGGCGCTTGGGGTGGCGATTTCATTATGGTCATTTCGGAGTTAAACCCAACCACCTATTTTGCTTCAAAAGGCTTTAAAACAATCATTAGTTACAAAGACATGATTTTAAAATAAAGAGCTAAAATTTCATCAAAAAAAAAACGTCTCAACACTGAAATTTCAGTCCGAGACGTTTTTTTTATGAAATTAAAATTAATCTATATAAAACTAGAAGCTAAATTGTCTTCTGTTATCTTTAATATCAGCAATATCTTTAAGAGCTGGCAATACTCTACTAACATCATTAGCTGATTGCGCTTTTAATTTAGCTACATAAGGAGCAACATCTTTAACAGCAGGAGCTTTTACAATACTAGTTGTTTTAACAACATAAACTCCTGTATTTCCTTCGATAGGAGCAGAAATTTTGTTAGGAGCTAAAACAAATGCATTCCCAACTACTTTTGGTTCTTGACCTACACCTCCGTTTAATACTGGATTATCTAAAGTTACGTTAACCGCATTTTCAACTTTACTAGCAGTTGCTTTTGCAATAGCCTCAAGTGAAGAAGCAGTCATTTTCGCTTTAAGAATTTCTGCTTTTTTAGCATTCTTCAATTTTGTTTCTACATAAGGCCTTACTTGATCAATCGGAGCAAATCCAGAATCATCAATACTTTTTACAGTTGCAATAACGTGACCTACATTGGCAATTTCAAAACGCTTCACAGCACCTAATTTAGCATCTTCACCAAAAGCCCATCTTACAATTGCTCTTTGATTCCCTAAAGAACCAAAATTCTCATCCATAGCAGCAACAGATACAGCTGGAACTACTGCTAATTTCATAGCCTTAGCTACTTTATTAAAATCGCTATCAGCAGCATCCATTTCAAATTTAGTTGCTTGAGCAAAAGCTTTATCAGAAGTCACTTCAGATGGTTCAATTTTTTGAGCTACAGTAGCTAAACGTACACCATCTTGTTTGTCTGTAACTTTAATAATATGGAAACCGAATTGTGTTTCTACTAAACCAATTTTACCAATTCCGTTATTGAATACAAAATCACTAAAAGGCTTCACCATTTGACCAGGTCCAAAATAACCTAAATCGCCACCTTGTTGTGCAGATGAATCATCAGAATATTGGAAAGCCAACATCATAAATCCTTCAGGATTAGCATTAACTTGAGCTAACACTTCTTCTGCTTTAGCTTTAGCTTCTTCTTTAGTTCTTTTCTCTCTTTGGTTTGGAACTTGAGCTCCTTCATAACTAATTAAGATGTGACTTGCTTTTGCATTTACACCTACTTTTCTACCTAAAGACTTAGAAATACAATAGTAATCACCAAAAACGTATGGACCATAAACAGCTCCTGGCGCTAAATTATATAATTGCTCTGCATCTACAGCAGGTAAATCTTTTTTAGCAACATAAGAAGAATCATATGGGATATCTGAATTCGAATTTACAAATTCAATTGGGTTAGCAGTAGTTCTAAAACCAGCTACAGTATCGTTTTTACCCGTTGCTTGATTATAAACAACACTTCCAGATAACAAACTTGTGATTTTAGATTTAACCTCAGCTAAATCTTCTTTTGATGGTTTATCCTCGATTAAAACATACTCAATAGAACGCGTCTCATCTGCTTTAAATCTTTTTGGATTTTTCTTCATGTATTCTAAAATCTCATCATCAGTAACTTTAACCTCACTGTCTTTAATTGAAGAATACAAAGCTCCTACGTATGAAAAGTTCGCTTTATTAGCTTCCATTTCATATTTTAATTTTCCTTCAGCTTTAGTTGTATAATTAGCCGCTTTTACAAGAGTGCTATATATTTGATATTTAGCATTCAACTCAGCATCTTTTTCTCTCTCTTTTAAAAAACTAGCTTGTTCTGGATTAGCTTTAAAATAATCTTTGAATTTATTTAAATCAAACATTCCAGCAGCATTCAAGAACATTGGGTTTTGACCAATATTTTGATCCGATTTTAAGATTTCGATGATGTGTTTTTCACCCACTCTCAATCCTAATTTATCAAATTCAGACGTCAATAAAGCTACAGAAACTTCCTGTTCCCAAACTCTATTTGCAGCTGCAGTAGAAGTAATACCTTGACCACTTTTTTCAACATTACTAACTTTTATTCTAAAATCCTCAAATGAAATATCCTTTCCATTGATACTTCCTACGTCTTTTGTATTAAATTTAAAAGTTCCTCCTTCAAATAAACCTTGAATAACAAATGCAAATAAAGCAAATGCAATAAGTCCAATCATTAAAGCTGAACGTTGTCTAATTTTTGATAAAACTGCCATTTTTATTGTTGTTAATTTTATATTCAGTTTGCGAAAATACAATTATCTCGCTAATAACAATACAAGTAACGTTTTATTTTAAAAGATTTTTCACTTTTATTAAAAAATTACTCTTTCACTGTCATCTTCACTAATTCAATTTTTTTATTTGTTGCTTCTTCTATCACAAAATGATAGTCACCAATGGTGATTACAGCTCCTTTTTGAGGTATTTCTTTAGTAAAATCTACAATAAAACCACCTAAAGTGCCATAAGAATCACTCTCTGGAATTTGCAATTTATAGGTTTGATTTAAATACTCTACGTCGAAACGAGTCGAAAAAAGATACACATTCTCCTCAAGTTCTTTTTCGATTAATTCCTCGTCAGAATCATGTTCGTCTTCAATTTCCCCAAAAAGTTCTTCAACGATATCTTCAACCGTTATTATCCCAGATGTACCACCATATTCATCTAAAACAACCGCAACACTTTTTCGCTTCTTAATAAGTAAATCCATCACTTCTTTAATAAAAATAGTCTCCGGAACAAATTCTACTGGAATAACAACCGATTTGATGTTTTTTGGTTTTTTAAATAAATCAAAAGAATGAACATAACCTATGATTTCGTCTAACGAATTTTCGTAAACTAAAATTTTAGAATAACCTGTTTCAATAAATAAGTCTTTCAATTCTGTTACCGAATCATATAAATCCACAGCCAAAATTTCGGTTCTAGGAGTCATAATATCTCTCGCTTTCACACCCGAAAATTCTAATGCATTTTGAAAAATTTGAATTTCAGAATCTACTTCTTCATGATCTTCTACACTACTCATTTGCTCTGTTATGTAATTTCCTAGTTCAATTTTAGAAAAATACAATTGAATTTGGTCACCTTCGGTTCTAAAAAAACGTTTCAAAATCAAATCGGAAAGCCAAATAATAAATGAAGAAACCGTATAAAATAAGAGATAAAAGAGATAAGCAGGAACAGCAAAAAACTTGATTAAGAAATTGGAATAAATCTGAAAAAACACTTTTGGAAAAAACTCTGCTGTGATTAACACAATCAAAGTTGAAAGCACTGTTTGAACTAGCAAAGTAAAAAAATCAGAAAATGGATAATCAAAAGATAAAATCCATTTCATCAAAAGATCACCCATAAAGAAACCATAAACAACTAAGGCAACATTGTTTCCAATAAGCATTGCTGCAATAAACTTAGAGGGTTTCTCGGTAAGTTTAGTTAAAATTTTAGAAACAAAACCTTCTTGTTTTTTTTCAATTTCAAGATAGATTTTATTGGAAGAGATGAATGCAATTTCCATCCCCGAAAAAAAGCGGATAGTATTAGACAAATAATTATAATACTAATTTCCATTAATTACGATTTACGATTACGATCCTGCATTTTTTTTACAAAACGTCTTCTGAAGAAAAACATAAAAACACCCAAACCAGCAATTAAAAGACTCAACAAAGGAGTTTCTTTAGGATTATTCCATTTTTCTATTGCATCATAAACAAAAAAAGCTGCAAATACTAAATAGATGTAAGGTGTATATTTTAAATAATTCATAATTGTAAAATTGAAAATTTATTCGGCCGATAAAACTTCGCCTGTTATTCTTTGTGAATTTATCACTTTAAAATCTTTACTAAAATCAATTCCTTGACCATTTGAAGACCCTTTCAAATCAGTAAATTTATATCTTTTCTCTGTAAAAAACCATTCATTTTTTTGATCGTAATACAATTGCTCCGTTTCGAGCATTTGTCCGTCTTGAGATACGATTTTCACCTTTCCTTGCAAATCAATTATATTAGTTGATTTATATGAAATTGCATAATTAGAGGTAATACGGGTCTTTTTACCCCCTTTATCATACACCGTAACTAAAACTCCCTTGGGAAACTCAGTAAAAGGAAAAGCCACAACAGCATAATCTAACATTTTAGAACTCACTAATTCGGCTTTAATAGCACCCGAATCGGTATATTTTAAATTAACATTATCTGCATCACCTGTCGGAGTAAACTCAACAATCTTAGCCTGCTGTACTTTTTTAAAATTACTTTCACACCCAAAAAACAGAGTCACAGCAAAAGCCATGACTACTATTAAATATAATTTATCTCTTTTAAATAGAAGCATAAAGAAAAGAATACGATGAAAACAAATTTACCAGTTATATTAATCGATCTTTCTCTTAACAAACCATCTGTCATTTAATGAAAGTCCTACGCTAAATTTTAGATAATTCTCTTGAACTAATCCAGCATTAGTTGTACCGCGTTTTCCAAATTCAAATCCTAAATTCACATTTGAAAAACTTCCTGTAATAGGTAATCCAAGACCTAAAGTAACTCCCTGATCTTTGATTGACTCTGAATTTACAATTAAACCTGTTTGTTCGTATTTTAAGCCCGCTCTGTATACAATACGTTTTGCATAACTAGAAAAGGAGTTGTAGTTAGGAATAAAATATCCCCCTACACTGTATTTTAATCCTTTTTCATACGAAACATTTGACGAAACATTGTATGTATTAACCAAGTTTCCTTCACTCGCCATAACGTATTGTGCACCAACAAGCCATTTTTTAGATTCTCCAATCCCTACACCAAATCGAACTTCACTAGGCAAAGTCAATTTAGTTCTAAACGATTCTTCATAAGGGGTCTCTACTGCTGAAATATCAACTCCGTTTGAAGTTGAAACCACTACAATATTTCTTAAATTATCTGAAGCTAATTTACCCTCTAACTTGTAACTCAAACTACTATACAAATTCAGTTTTTTGTTTAATTTGGTTTGATACATCGCACCAAAATTGAAATTCACTCCAGAATAGTCTGCTTTATTAATCTCACGAGTACCAATATTTACTCCATTGACAAAATTAATATTTGTTGTTTCTACACTACCAAAATTGTATTCAACAGTTGCACCTAAGGTAAAATCTGGAACTAACTTATAAGAGGCAGAAAAAAAGGCTTTAGTTAAACCTCCAGTAGCAAAATCACGAGAACTTGTTTGTCCAACCT from Flavobacterium nitratireducens includes:
- the lptC gene encoding LPS export ABC transporter periplasmic protein LptC; protein product: MLLFKRDKLYLIVVMAFAVTLFFGCESNFKKVQQAKIVEFTPTGDADNVNLKYTDSGAIKAELVSSKMLDYAVVAFPFTEFPKGVLVTVYDKGGKKTRITSNYAISYKSTNIIDLQGKVKIVSQDGQMLETEQLYYDQKNEWFFTEKRYKFTDLKGSSNGQGIDFSKDFKVINSQRITGEVLSAE
- a CDS encoding GYDIA family GHMP kinase is translated as METKQTFYSNGKLLITAEYLVLDGAKALALPTKFGQNLIIEEISQPEINWVSYDSDGSIWFEDKISYSEIIDPNLAGEESIKHSLIKILHEAYLLNPTFLEKEKGYNISTELSFPKKWGLGTSSTLINNIAQWLQIDAFELLEKSFGGSGYDIACAQNNNPIIYQLKNGKPKVESIPFHPSFAENIYFVYLNKKQSSKAAIANYRKNKTTDTEKNVSKIDKITQEIIHAKTAGSMAIAIANHEALMSTILETTTVKEDLFSDFIGETKSLGAWGGDFIMVISELNPTTYFASKGFKTIISYKDMILK
- a CDS encoding peptidylprolyl isomerase; amino-acid sequence: MAVLSKIRQRSALMIGLIAFALFAFVIQGLFEGGTFKFNTKDVGSINGKDISFEDFRIKVSNVEKSGQGITSTAAANRVWEQEVSVALLTSEFDKLGLRVGEKHIIEILKSDQNIGQNPMFLNAAGMFDLNKFKDYFKANPEQASFLKEREKDAELNAKYQIYSTLVKAANYTTKAEGKLKYEMEANKANFSYVGALYSSIKDSEVKVTDDEILEYMKKNPKRFKADETRSIEYVLIEDKPSKEDLAEVKSKITSLLSGSVVYNQATGKNDTVAGFRTTANPIEFVNSNSDIPYDSSYVAKKDLPAVDAEQLYNLAPGAVYGPYVFGDYYCISKSLGRKVGVNAKASHILISYEGAQVPNQREKRTKEEAKAKAEEVLAQVNANPEGFMMLAFQYSDDSSAQQGGDLGYFGPGQMVKPFSDFVFNNGIGKIGLVETQFGFHIIKVTDKQDGVRLATVAQKIEPSEVTSDKAFAQATKFEMDAADSDFNKVAKAMKLAVVPAVSVAAMDENFGSLGNQRAIVRWAFGEDAKLGAVKRFEIANVGHVIATVKSIDDSGFAPIDQVRPYVETKLKNAKKAEILKAKMTASSLEAIAKATASKVENAVNVTLDNPVLNGGVGQEPKVVGNAFVLAPNKISAPIEGNTGVYVVKTTSIVKAPAVKDVAPYVAKLKAQSANDVSRVLPALKDIADIKDNRRQFSF
- a CDS encoding hydroxymethylglutaryl-CoA reductase, degradative; translation: MNTAVAGFSKLSKEEKINWIATTYFSSPTKAIELIKKYWNSDEKLQKLHDEFIENTISNFYIPLGVAPNFLINGKNYTIPMAIEESSVVAAASKAAKYWSTRGGFKATVIKTEKIGQVHFMYKGDSSKLELFFAETKAKFFSETHDLTKNMQQRGGGILDITLEDKTNLLPNYFQLHATFETKDSMGANFINSCLEQFANILKKEAQAYKLFTEEEKDIEVVMSILSNYVPNCIVRAEVSCPVADLSEKHIPNPEAFAERFVRAVQIAEVEPYRAVTHNKGIMNGVDAVILATGNDFRAVEAGVHAYASKEGQYSSLSHAKIENEIFSFWLEIPLALGTVGGLTSLHPLVKLSLEMLENPSAAELMKIVAVAGLAQNFAALRSLTTTGIQDGHMKMHLNNILNQLEATEEERHLVQKHFKNHVVSHSGVVSFVESIRNT
- a CDS encoding hemolysin family protein, giving the protein MSNTIRFFSGMEIAFISSNKIYLEIEKKQEGFVSKILTKLTEKPSKFIAAMLIGNNVALVVYGFFMGDLLMKWILSFDYPFSDFFTLLVQTVLSTLIVLITAEFFPKVFFQIYSNFLIKFFAVPAYLFYLLFYTVSSFIIWLSDLILKRFFRTEGDQIQLYFSKIELGNYITEQMSSVEDHEEVDSEIQIFQNALEFSGVKARDIMTPRTEILAVDLYDSVTELKDLFIETGYSKILVYENSLDEIIGYVHSFDLFKKPKNIKSVVIPVEFVPETIFIKEVMDLLIKKRKSVAVVLDEYGGTSGIITVEDIVEELFGEIEDEHDSDEELIEKELEENVYLFSTRFDVEYLNQTYKLQIPESDSYGTLGGFIVDFTKEIPQKGAVITIGDYHFVIEEATNKKIELVKMTVKE
- a CDS encoding peptide MFS transporter, whose product is MSDSLPKQKEFFGHPVGLLILFFTEMWERFSFYGMKALLIFYLTRYHLFSDSNGNLLIGSYAALVYAVPVIGGFLADKYLGFRKAIIFGAIMLVLGHLGMAYEGNAATQSVTGEISRDEVALQFFYFSLSLIIVGVGFLKANISSLVGELYEVGDKRRDSGFTLFYMGINLGSFLATIICVWLGETYGWSYGFGASGIGMTLGLITFILGKKYLQGKGESKVPAVLDNKYLGIKIEWIIYALSFLSALVFWQMVQRHEVVSYSLMVAGALSVVYIIYYSITQLDRKAREQLIALTILIVFTVIFWALFEQAYTSLNLFADRILDRTVFGHTFSAGQFLSFNALFIILLAPVFAWFWVKLGKYNPNAAVKFGIALLLVGLGFGSLVFGISISGMGKVAMIWLVLTYFLHTCGELCLSPVGLSAVTKLSPVKIVGFMMGVWFLATASSEFIASILANIASVDTSNGMAPDLNLAKQTYLVLFEYLFYTGLGVGFLLLLISPFIKKLMHGVDKELNN